Below is a genomic region from Virgibacillus dokdonensis.
ACTTGTTATGAGTCATAATCTTAATTAAACGGTCAAGTGCTGCTGTTTTCCAGTCACCTTCACCAGCAAAACCAAACCCAGCTTCATTCAGACGCTGTACAGCCATACCAGGGAGCTGCTTCATACCCCATAGATCCTCGAAGTTCGTCGTGAATGCAGTATAACCACCGCGCTCTAAAAATCTCTTCAATGCGATTTCAATCCTAATTTGTTCTTTCACTTGGTTTTCGAAAAATGCTGGATCATTTTCACCTACTACAAATTCGTATTTCTCTTCACACTCTTTATAAACCTCATCAATCGCTTCATCCGTCACTTCATTCATTTCAGCGACTAAATCACCAATACCGAAGTAATCGACTGTCCAACCGAATTGAATTTGTGCTTCAATCTTATCCCCGTCCGTAACAGCCACATTACGCATATTGTCACCAAATCTAGCAACTTTAATGTTGAAGCTTTCATTATAAGCAACAGCAACATCCATCCACTGTTTAATTTCCTTCTGAACATCTTCATCTTTCCAGTGGCCGACAACAATTTTATTATTTTTCTTCAAACGAGCATTAATGTAACCATACTCTCTATCCCCGTGTGCACTTTGGTGTAGGTTCATATAGTCCATATCAATGTCTTTCCATGGAATATTATTCGCTAACTGTGTATTCAAATGGAGCAACGGCTTTTGAAGTAGCTTCGTCCCTCTGATCCAGTTTTTCGCTGGAGAGAATGTATGCATCCACGTAATAACACCAGCAACACGATCATTATAGTTAATTTCCTTCATAACCTCTGTGATGCTATCGGCAGTCGTCGCAACTGTTTTAAATACAATCGGATAAGGGAAATTACCCTTTTCATTTAATTCATTCATGATTTCTACCGCGTTTTCCTTAACGGCATTCAATGCTTCTTCCCCATATAAATGCTGACTTCCTACAATGAACCAAAATTCATATTGATTTATTTCCAACATAATAAAGACCTCCTTGAATTAAATATCTTAAGTTTCCCCTGCTCCATTCACATGGTTTGAATCTCTTTACAGTACTGTACGTTTAATATTTTGTAAATCGCTTACAACTTGTATTGTATATTAATGATACGCACAAGTCAATAATAAGTTTATTTATACGTATAAAAGATAGGTGAATCATCTCTGTAAAACAATAGAACCCTTAATAAATCCACGTGTTCCAAAGCATATGACACTACACTATTTATACGAACAAAAATATTTTAGTTGATTTGTCTGTACAATAATGATATTATTTATTTGTGAAAGCCTTTACTTCCAGCTGAAAGTAACCATATAAAAGAGGAGGTACATTAGTTATACGCAATTAATTCATATTTTTTAACATAGTTGTACTGATAAATAATTCCATTCACTTGCTAGTACTCTCATTACGTTCTTGTTTGTAAGCCTTTACGATTTTAAAGA
It encodes:
- the araA gene encoding L-arabinose isomerase; amino-acid sequence: MLEINQYEFWFIVGSQHLYGEEALNAVKENAVEIMNELNEKGNFPYPIVFKTVATTADSITEVMKEINYNDRVAGVITWMHTFSPAKNWIRGTKLLQKPLLHLNTQLANNIPWKDIDMDYMNLHQSAHGDREYGYINARLKKNNKIVVGHWKDEDVQKEIKQWMDVAVAYNESFNIKVARFGDNMRNVAVTDGDKIEAQIQFGWTVDYFGIGDLVAEMNEVTDEAIDEVYKECEEKYEFVVGENDPAFFENQVKEQIRIEIALKRFLERGGYTAFTTNFEDLWGMKQLPGMAVQRLNEAGFGFAGEGDWKTAALDRLIKIMTHNKLTGFMEDYTYNLVKGEEAILGSHMLEVDPTLASTKPRVEVHPLGIGDKEDPARLVFDGVEGEGVNLTVSDFGDHFRMVMYEVEGSIPAEPAPHLPVARQMVTINAGFQHGVEKWVEYGGGHHTVLSFAVTAKQIEDLAKMFGLECVTIR